Proteins encoded within one genomic window of Gammaproteobacteria bacterium:
- a CDS encoding serine/threonine protein kinase, with product MPIQSTAILGTVVLLPGEPAVACRDTDAARWWARPLSRRLAAREARALRRLAGLDGVPRLLGWDGRRLTRSAIAGRTLREARPVDPAYYRFALRLLVRMHRRGVAHNDLAREPNWLVTDAGAPALIDFQLAWIDPGRGRLFRLMAREDLRHLLKHKRQYCPDRLTARQRRLLARPSAAARAWRWTLQPLGRRLRGWLGHDSRARQE from the coding sequence ATGCCCATCCAGAGTACCGCCATCCTCGGCACCGTCGTCCTGCTCCCGGGTGAGCCGGCGGTGGCCTGCCGTGACACGGACGCGGCCCGCTGGTGGGCCCGGCCGCTGTCGCGCCGCCTGGCGGCCCGGGAAGCGCGGGCGCTGCGGCGGCTGGCCGGCCTCGATGGCGTCCCCCGCCTGCTCGGCTGGGACGGCCGGCGACTGACCCGCAGTGCCATCGCTGGCCGCACCCTGCGCGAAGCCCGGCCCGTGGACCCGGCCTACTACCGCTTCGCGCTGCGGCTGCTGGTGCGCATGCACCGGCGCGGCGTGGCCCACAACGACCTCGCCCGCGAGCCGAACTGGCTGGTGACAGATGCCGGCGCGCCTGCGCTCATCGACTTCCAGCTCGCCTGGATCGATCCCGGCCGAGGACGGCTGTTCCGGCTGATGGCGCGCGAGGACCTGCGCCACCTCCTCAAGCACAAGCGCCAGTACTGCCCCGACCGGCTCACCGCGCGGCAGCGCCGGCTGCTGGCCCGGCCCAGTGCCGCGGCACGCGCCTGGCGCTGGACCTTGCAGCCGCTCGGCCGCAGACTTCGCGGCTGGCTCGGGCACGACAGCCGGGCAAGGCAGGAGTGA
- a CDS encoding LamG domain-containing protein, with protein MTLLQLFPALRRALLAASAAVLLAACGGGGADVVGKPNLSGGNPGVSSYGGPPPQTSDIQAFMSALWANVREGTPADCGSCHEAGGQAPQFAREDNVNLAYEAANTVVNRSDPPSSQLAQKVAGGHHCWLGSDGASLGACSDIIAQWIENWANPSGAVGSRQINIQPPVIKDVGQSRAFPADPTLFQTLLYEPILTEYCAACHSSTARTPEQPFFADPDLAAAYAAAKAKINLDHPDQSRLVVRLRDEFHNCWSDCAANSAEMQAAIEAFAAQVPVTGVAANLVVSKALKLTDGTVASGGNRYEASQIALWEFKEGSGTTAFDTSGVNPAINLTLSGEISWVGGWGISVKSGKAQGSTTASRKLRDLIGATGEYSIEAWVAPGNVTQEDARIVSYSAGTTARNFTLGQTLYNYDFLNRNALSDGNGEPRLSTADAARRLQATLQHVVVTYDQVNGRRIYVNGEYTGDADPLGGDNLNDWDDTFAFVLGNEVSGDRQWKGVLRMVAIHNRALTQAQVQQNLAVGVGEKYFLLFSVASQVNVPDAYVMFEVARFDTYSYLFQKPLFIVLSDSPPTLNVPVKAMRIGVNGVESQVGQAYVNLDTTIGASGQSLGGVGTVIPLNLGPDGDEFFLTFEVLGTHTDVRTEPAVLVPPPPPDGPPQPDIGVRIFDEINATMSQVTGVSTQATGVKQTFTTIKQQLPAVESIEGFLSAHQVGVAQLAIEYCNALVDSVPLRTAFFPGFNFALPASQAFDTAGERDLVLDPLVAKVLNSNLASQPSVEMKTELDNLMDRLTACGGSCAADRTPVVVKASCAAALGSAGMLVQ; from the coding sequence ATGACCCTGCTGCAGCTGTTCCCGGCCCTGCGTCGCGCGCTGCTGGCCGCCTCCGCCGCCGTGCTGCTTGCCGCCTGCGGCGGCGGCGGCGCCGACGTGGTGGGCAAGCCGAACCTCTCAGGCGGCAATCCGGGCGTGTCCTCCTACGGCGGTCCGCCACCGCAGACCAGCGATATCCAGGCCTTCATGTCGGCGCTGTGGGCCAACGTGCGCGAAGGCACGCCGGCCGATTGCGGCTCCTGCCACGAGGCGGGCGGCCAGGCGCCGCAGTTCGCGCGCGAGGACAACGTCAACCTCGCCTACGAGGCGGCCAACACCGTGGTGAACCGCAGCGACCCGCCCTCCTCGCAGCTGGCGCAGAAGGTGGCCGGTGGCCACCACTGCTGGCTCGGCAGCGATGGCGCGAGCCTGGGCGCCTGCTCCGACATCATCGCCCAGTGGATCGAGAACTGGGCCAACCCGAGCGGCGCGGTGGGCAGCCGGCAGATCAACATCCAGCCGCCGGTGATCAAGGATGTGGGCCAGAGCCGTGCCTTCCCGGCCGACCCGACGCTGTTCCAGACGCTGCTCTACGAGCCAATCCTCACCGAGTACTGCGCGGCCTGCCACAGCTCCACGGCACGCACGCCCGAGCAGCCGTTCTTCGCCGACCCGGACCTGGCGGCGGCCTACGCGGCGGCGAAGGCGAAGATCAACCTCGACCACCCCGACCAGTCGCGCCTGGTGGTGCGCCTGCGCGACGAGTTCCACAACTGCTGGAGCGACTGCGCGGCCAACTCCGCCGAGATGCAGGCGGCCATCGAAGCCTTCGCCGCCCAGGTGCCGGTAACCGGCGTGGCCGCCAACCTCGTGGTGAGCAAGGCGCTGAAGCTCACCGACGGCACGGTGGCCAGCGGCGGCAACCGCTACGAGGCCAGCCAGATCGCCCTCTGGGAATTCAAGGAGGGCTCGGGCACCACCGCCTTCGACACCAGCGGTGTCAACCCGGCGATCAACCTGACGCTGTCCGGCGAGATCAGCTGGGTCGGCGGCTGGGGCATCAGCGTCAAGTCCGGCAAGGCCCAGGGCTCGACCACCGCCAGCCGCAAGCTGCGCGACCTGATCGGCGCCACCGGCGAGTACTCCATCGAAGCCTGGGTCGCCCCGGGCAACGTCACCCAGGAGGACGCGCGCATCGTCAGCTACTCGGCCGGCACCACGGCGCGCAACTTCACCCTCGGCCAGACGCTCTACAACTACGACTTCCTCAACCGCAACGCGCTCAGCGACGGCAACGGCGAGCCGCGCCTGTCCACGGCCGACGCCGCGCGTCGCCTGCAGGCGACGCTGCAGCACGTGGTGGTGACCTACGACCAGGTCAACGGCCGGCGCATCTACGTCAACGGCGAGTACACCGGCGACGCAGACCCGCTGGGCGGCGACAACCTCAACGACTGGGACGACACCTTCGCCTTCGTGCTCGGCAACGAGGTCTCCGGCGACCGCCAGTGGAAGGGCGTGCTGCGCATGGTGGCCATCCACAACCGCGCGCTGACCCAGGCCCAGGTGCAGCAGAACCTCGCGGTCGGCGTCGGCGAGAAGTACTTCCTGCTGTTCTCGGTGGCCAGCCAGGTCAACGTGCCGGATGCCTACGTCATGTTCGAGGTGGCGCGCTTCGACACCTACAGCTACCTGTTCCAGAAGCCGTTGTTCATCGTGCTCTCGGATTCGCCGCCGACGCTGAACGTCCCGGTGAAGGCCATGCGCATCGGCGTCAATGGCGTCGAGTCCCAGGTGGGCCAGGCCTACGTCAACCTCGACACCACCATCGGCGCATCCGGGCAGTCGCTCGGCGGCGTGGGCACGGTGATCCCGCTCAACCTCGGACCGGATGGCGACGAGTTCTTCCTCACTTTCGAGGTCCTCGGCACCCATACCGACGTGCGCACCGAGCCGGCCGTGCTGGTGCCCCCGCCGCCGCCGGATGGCCCGCCGCAACCGGACATCGGCGTGCGCATATTCGACGAGATCAACGCCACCATGTCGCAGGTGACGGGCGTGAGCACGCAGGCGACCGGCGTCAAGCAGACCTTCACGACCATCAAGCAGCAGCTGCCCGCCGTCGAGAGCATCGAGGGCTTCCTCTCGGCGCACCAGGTGGGCGTGGCGCAGCTCGCCATCGAGTACTGCAACGCGCTGGTGGACAGCGTGCCGCTGCGTACCGCCTTCTTCCCGGGCTTCAACTTCGCCCTGCCCGCCAGCCAGGCCTTCGACACCGCGGGCGAGCGCGACCTGGTGCTGGATCCGCTGGTGGCGAAGGTGCTCAACAGCAACCTGGCCTCGCAGCCTTCGGTGGAGATGAAGACGGAACTCGACAATCTCATGGACCGGCTCACGGCCTGCGGCGGCAGCTGCGCCGCGGACCGCACCCCCGTGGTGGTCAAGGCCAGCTGTGCCGCCGCGCTCGGCAGCGCCGGCATGCTGGTGCAGTAG
- a CDS encoding OsmC family protein: protein MSEHTALVRWQNTGDAMEPEDYPRDHRWEFAGGPVVPASAAPAYKGGAGCIDPEEALVAAVSSCHMLTFLAIAARKKLVVVSYRDQAVGHLEKDADGRLAITRIELRPVVEFAAGMQPGAEDLRRLHESAHRNCFIAHSIRASVTVA, encoded by the coding sequence ATGTCAGAGCATACCGCCCTGGTCCGCTGGCAGAACACCGGCGATGCCATGGAGCCCGAGGACTATCCGCGCGACCACCGCTGGGAATTCGCCGGCGGCCCCGTCGTGCCCGCATCCGCCGCGCCGGCCTACAAGGGTGGCGCCGGCTGCATCGATCCCGAGGAGGCGCTGGTGGCCGCGGTCTCCTCCTGTCACATGCTGACCTTCCTGGCGATCGCCGCCAGGAAGAAACTCGTCGTCGTCAGTTACCGGGACCAGGCCGTCGGCCACCTGGAAAAGGACGCCGACGGGCGGCTGGCGATCACCCGCATCGAACTCAGGCCCGTGGTGGAATTCGCCGCCGGCATGCAGCCCGGCGCCGAAGACCTGCGGCGACTGCACGAGTCCGCCCACCGCAACTGCTTCATTGCCCATTCCATCAGGGCGAGCGTGACGGTGGCGTAG
- a CDS encoding general secretion pathway protein GspF encodes MTRNRKGFGLDQPLRHPDHRRPVSRREFIAQGFARGGAVVAGASLFSLFADPRAAHAALSPDIQALLGPCGISNLGAGKIPFICFDLAGGANIAGSSVLVGQQGGQQDFLTTAGYGKLGLPGDMTPAAPGFIDTTLGLAFHSDSSFLRGMKTRLSAGTMAAINGAVIPARSENDTGNNPHNPMYAIWRAGADGELLTLIGSQSSDSGGNSMAPAATMDVSVRPTKVDRTSDVTGLVDTGKLVGLLNQDDAVAVMESIERISHSKLGRVDTKVSADAVIKDLVRCGYVKSASITDRYGNPSALNPELDAQIKGATGIFSDAEFDGDGEFRKTAAVMKMVVNGYAGAGTITMGGFDYHTGDRSTGELRDFRAGACMGACLEYAARVGVPLMLYVFSDGSVNSSGMLDNSPNGRGKGVWTGDDQNTAASFFLVYNPGGRPTLFTGDGRPAERHQQLGWFRADGSVETAGTPAANNVNLLVETVALNYMALHGEQAQFASKFPMHGLGPPSLRDSLMAFNPIVNGTI; translated from the coding sequence ATGACGCGCAATCGCAAGGGATTCGGCCTGGACCAGCCACTGCGGCACCCGGATCATCGCCGCCCGGTGAGCCGGCGGGAGTTCATCGCCCAGGGCTTCGCCAGGGGTGGCGCCGTGGTGGCCGGGGCTTCGCTGTTCAGCCTGTTCGCCGACCCGAGGGCGGCCCATGCCGCGCTCTCGCCGGATATCCAGGCACTGCTCGGTCCCTGTGGCATCTCCAACCTCGGCGCCGGCAAGATCCCCTTCATCTGCTTCGACCTGGCGGGCGGCGCCAATATCGCCGGCTCCAGCGTGCTGGTCGGCCAGCAGGGCGGCCAGCAGGACTTCCTCACCACCGCGGGCTACGGCAAGCTCGGCCTGCCCGGTGACATGACCCCGGCGGCGCCCGGCTTCATCGACACGACGCTCGGCCTCGCCTTCCACAGCGACAGCTCGTTCCTGCGCGGCATGAAGACCCGCCTCTCGGCCGGCACCATGGCCGCGATCAACGGCGCTGTGATCCCGGCGCGCTCGGAGAACGACACCGGCAACAATCCGCACAACCCGATGTATGCCATCTGGCGCGCGGGCGCGGATGGCGAGCTGCTGACCCTGATCGGCTCGCAGAGCTCGGATTCCGGCGGCAACTCCATGGCCCCCGCCGCCACCATGGATGTCTCGGTGCGCCCGACCAAGGTGGACCGCACCAGCGACGTCACCGGCCTGGTGGACACCGGCAAGCTGGTGGGACTGCTCAACCAGGACGACGCGGTGGCGGTGATGGAGTCCATCGAGCGCATCAGCCACAGCAAGCTCGGCCGTGTGGACACCAAGGTCAGCGCCGATGCGGTCATCAAGGACCTGGTGCGCTGCGGCTACGTCAAGTCGGCATCGATCACCGACCGCTACGGCAACCCCTCGGCGCTGAACCCGGAGCTGGATGCGCAGATCAAGGGCGCCACCGGCATCTTCAGCGATGCGGAGTTCGATGGCGACGGCGAGTTCCGCAAGACCGCCGCGGTGATGAAGATGGTCGTCAACGGCTACGCCGGTGCCGGCACCATCACCATGGGCGGCTTCGACTACCACACCGGCGACCGCTCCACCGGCGAGCTGCGCGACTTCCGTGCCGGCGCCTGCATGGGCGCCTGCCTGGAGTACGCGGCACGCGTCGGCGTGCCGCTGATGCTCTACGTGTTCAGCGACGGCTCGGTGAACTCCAGCGGCATGCTCGACAACTCGCCGAATGGCCGCGGCAAGGGCGTGTGGACCGGCGACGACCAGAACACCGCCGCGAGCTTCTTCCTGGTCTACAACCCGGGCGGCCGCCCCACGCTCTTCACCGGCGACGGCCGGCCGGCGGAGCGCCACCAGCAGCTCGGCTGGTTCCGCGCCGACGGCTCCGTGGAGACCGCCGGCACACCGGCCGCCAACAATGTGAACCTGCTGGTGGAGACCGTGGCGCTCAACTACATGGCCCTGCACGGCGAGCAGGCGCAGTTCGCCAGCAAGTTCCCCATGCACGGCCTCGGCCCGCCGTCGCTGCGCGATTCACTGATGGCCTTCAATCCCATCGTCAACGGGACGATCTAG
- a CDS encoding glycosyltransferase family 4 protein, whose protein sequence is MRIGIEVTTACLREPTGVAHYARFLSEALAATFPDDHLELLVRLSRWRRRAWLPNPAQLPVRSYHGPWLRSPWLRPEVVHGTEAWLPAWKEPAGVVTVHDLAALRVAEDWFAPAAFRARKQRAYEELRETADLVIAPSEVTRRDLLELFGYDPQRVRVIPHGIEERFRHDAAADPAVAARHGLAAGFVLFVGRVSTRKNVARMVEAFARSAAARGRMLALAGPMALGGETVMEAVTRLGLESRVRLLGFCSDAEIEALYRSAAALLFPTYYEGFGLPILEAMACGLPVVAGSLGAAPEVAAGHAEIADPMDVDDMAAALDRALDMGAARRAAAASHARGFSWEKSAQATRAAYAEAATRG, encoded by the coding sequence ATGCGCATCGGCATCGAAGTCACCACGGCCTGCCTGCGGGAGCCCACCGGGGTCGCCCATTACGCGCGCTTCCTGAGCGAAGCGCTCGCCGCGACCTTTCCCGACGACCACCTGGAGCTGCTGGTCCGGCTCTCGCGCTGGCGCCGCCGCGCCTGGCTGCCGAATCCCGCGCAGCTGCCCGTGCGCAGCTATCACGGCCCCTGGCTGCGCTCGCCCTGGCTGCGCCCCGAGGTGGTGCACGGCACCGAGGCCTGGCTGCCCGCCTGGAAGGAGCCGGCCGGCGTCGTGACGGTGCACGACCTTGCCGCCCTGCGGGTCGCCGAGGACTGGTTCGCCCCGGCCGCTTTCCGCGCGCGCAAGCAGCGCGCCTACGAAGAGCTGCGGGAGACGGCCGACCTCGTCATTGCACCGAGCGAGGTGACCCGCCGCGACCTGCTCGAGCTGTTCGGCTACGACCCGCAGCGCGTGCGTGTCATTCCCCATGGCATCGAGGAGCGCTTCCGCCACGACGCAGCGGCCGATCCCGCGGTGGCGGCACGCCATGGCCTGGCGGCCGGCTTCGTGCTGTTCGTCGGTCGCGTGTCCACGCGCAAGAACGTTGCGCGCATGGTCGAGGCCTTCGCCCGGTCAGCCGCGGCGCGCGGGCGCATGCTGGCGCTGGCCGGACCCATGGCGCTCGGCGGCGAGACGGTAATGGAGGCCGTCACCCGGCTTGGCCTGGAGAGCCGGGTGCGACTGCTCGGCTTCTGCAGCGACGCGGAGATCGAGGCGCTGTACCGCTCGGCGGCCGCACTGCTGTTCCCGACCTATTACGAGGGCTTCGGGCTGCCGATTCTCGAAGCCATGGCCTGCGGCCTGCCGGTGGTGGCGGGCAGTCTCGGCGCAGCCCCGGAAGTGGCAGCGGGTCATGCCGAGATCGCCGATCCCATGGATGTCGACGACATGGCGGCGGCACTGGATCGGGCGCTGGACATGGGCGCCGCCCGGCGCGCCGCGGCGGCCAGCCATGCACGCGGCTTCAGCTGGGAAAAGTCCGCGCAGGCCACCCGCGCCGCCTACGCCGAGGCCGCGACGCGCGGCTGA
- a CDS encoding class I SAM-dependent methyltransferase has protein sequence MTGEATFPCRLCGGRNLYFYFSLGNDGRFRYYRCPDCALVNYDLATGLDQEQYTLEFIDPTDDRAPRNLDKDQSWAFIQRQLPGPGRLLDIGCGTGRLLYLAQRAGWQVKGLELSPAMAAFVQDKLGVEVMVGDFLASDPAPDDAGAYDIVCLRHVLEHLPDGLGAMARIRALLRPGGYFLAEMPNVEALSKRWRRFAEGAGLHRRRFPPDFVAGHCNEYSRRAFGELCRRSGFELLRWETYSKKPLANWFLNRVAVGTKARALARLA, from the coding sequence ATGACCGGCGAGGCGACCTTTCCGTGCCGCCTCTGTGGCGGGCGCAACCTGTACTTTTATTTCTCCCTCGGCAACGACGGGCGGTTCCGCTATTACCGCTGCCCCGACTGCGCGCTGGTCAACTACGACCTCGCGACGGGGCTTGACCAGGAACAGTACACCCTCGAGTTCATCGACCCGACCGACGACCGGGCCCCCAGGAACCTCGACAAGGACCAGTCCTGGGCCTTCATCCAGCGCCAGCTGCCCGGCCCAGGGCGGCTGCTGGACATCGGCTGCGGCACCGGCCGCCTGCTGTACCTGGCGCAGCGAGCGGGCTGGCAGGTCAAGGGCCTGGAGCTCTCGCCCGCCATGGCGGCCTTCGTGCAGGACAAGCTCGGCGTAGAGGTGATGGTGGGGGATTTCCTCGCCAGCGATCCGGCACCGGACGATGCCGGGGCATACGACATCGTCTGCCTGCGCCATGTGCTGGAGCACTTGCCCGATGGGCTCGGCGCCATGGCGCGCATCCGCGCCCTGCTGCGCCCGGGCGGGTATTTCCTCGCCGAGATGCCCAATGTCGAGGCGCTGTCGAAGCGCTGGCGGCGCTTCGCCGAGGGCGCCGGGCTGCACCGGCGGCGCTTCCCGCCGGATTTCGTCGCCGGCCACTGCAACGAGTACTCGCGCCGCGCCTTCGGCGAACTCTGCCGGCGCAGCGGCTTCGAGCTGCTGCGCTGGGAGACCTACTCGAAGAAGCCGCTGGCCAACTGGTTCCTCAATCGCGTTGCCGTCGGCACCAAGGCGCGGGCGCTGGCACGGCTCGCCTGA
- a CDS encoding lipid-binding SYLF domain-containing protein: MTRLTAILLALACAAASSAATASELDYRVDTATQILQDLKRIPENAVPPALLSRAYAVAVIPGVLKGGFVLGGTYGRGIVVARRADGQWSNPAFVQLAGGSIGFQAGLQSTDLVLVFKSQRALDGLSSGKITLGGDASIAAGPVGRQASAATDLQMQSEIYSYARSRGFFAGVSLDGSVLSMDSDANGEYYQGERSAAKILTDTSIPAQASGRRFIDTLAAIAPALPGQGASRAAAADPEMTTPAPSGARTFGVEDGSAAPAEGGVF; encoded by the coding sequence ATGACGAGACTGACTGCCATTCTGCTTGCCCTGGCCTGCGCCGCTGCCAGCAGCGCCGCCACGGCCTCCGAGCTCGACTACCGGGTGGATACCGCCACCCAGATCCTGCAGGACCTCAAACGCATCCCGGAGAACGCCGTGCCCCCGGCCCTGCTCAGCCGGGCCTACGCGGTGGCCGTGATCCCCGGCGTGCTCAAGGGCGGCTTCGTCCTCGGCGGCACCTACGGGCGCGGCATCGTCGTCGCACGCCGCGCCGACGGCCAGTGGAGCAACCCGGCCTTCGTGCAGCTGGCCGGCGGCAGCATCGGCTTCCAGGCCGGGCTGCAATCCACGGACCTGGTGCTGGTATTCAAGAGCCAGCGCGCCCTGGACGGCCTGTCCAGCGGCAAGATCACCCTCGGCGGGGATGCCTCCATCGCCGCCGGCCCGGTGGGCCGCCAGGCCAGCGCCGCGACCGACCTGCAGATGCAGAGCGAGATCTACTCCTACGCGCGCAGCCGCGGCTTCTTCGCCGGCGTCTCCCTGGACGGCAGCGTGCTGTCCATGGACAGCGACGCCAACGGCGAGTACTACCAGGGCGAGCGCAGCGCCGCGAAGATCCTCACCGACACCAGCATTCCCGCACAGGCCTCCGGCCGCCGCTTCATCGACACCCTGGCGGCCATCGCCCCGGCGCTGCCGGGCCAGGGCGCCAGCCGTGCAGCGGCTGCGGACCCGGAGATGACCACCCCGGCCCCGAGCGGTGCGCGCACCTTCGGTGTCGAGGACGGCAGCGCCGCCCCGGCCGAAGGTGGCGTCTTCTAG
- a CDS encoding TonB-dependent receptor, giving the protein MAAGFVMQGRSLLVAGCAALMLGTGLGSEAIAQETKAKGTLDEIIVTTTKREETLQSVPISVGVIGGQAIEEFGLKGLEDVQNYVPNLVIQETLGSYSIRIRGIGSGASQLSFVSAVGTFTDGVYCGRPRCFQNPLFDVARIEVVRGPQGALFGKNTIAGAVSTISNGPTEDLYAEVSTGVEVAEGGYNLKGILSGPITDTLGFRVAAQGEYLDGYVKNTTTGKDENAVDSQLIRGILEWKPTDNLRVQLKAEQSSRDYDGYTNQLIAWGGNPGTAYYNPLTAGVPFSKVEKLDWKTSALVIWPDGQYDNTDGSNYALQADWDIGGFTLTSITGAVGFDFKRRTAATVATVLAIDSQIMEDYEQYSQELRLLSPTGGVFDYVIGAYYSKDNSKIEQTGVYMPSFGTLYTNPPNLDSMSFGATPRSYRGEGDSYSAYATGTFHFMDDQLRTILGLRLGKDTMDAHSWIRNSTYSRVTDSTTPIGPPGQLGANYPEFNLYGDREERYTLPSLTVQYDLTDEIMSYISYGEGFKAGGFIANDQLVGANVLAQVAATTVGGVSSWAMEYAGMPTITPAQLQSGVWLKQNNGVWDYKPEKSESWELGAKMKFLDGALNWNIALFHTEFKNMQSSQYDGIRFITRNAAQATTKGIETDIQWRATDNLTLGFSGGYVDATYDEYKNTFCKVIKEDGTLAVPGCTNGNGDLSGEPLERTPKVEGTLTADWDSQISSSLRLLVNGAVSYSGDYFITQDMSPLYEQGKFTKIDLRLALADVDDRWEAAIIGRNITDQETINHAFQVGRAHAASVSTPRYVTLQGTWRFR; this is encoded by the coding sequence ATGGCCGCAGGATTCGTGATGCAGGGGCGCAGTCTGCTGGTGGCCGGGTGTGCGGCATTGATGCTGGGCACCGGCCTGGGCAGCGAGGCGATTGCGCAGGAGACGAAAGCCAAAGGCACGCTGGACGAAATCATCGTCACCACGACCAAGCGCGAGGAGACGCTGCAGAGCGTGCCCATCTCGGTCGGGGTCATCGGCGGCCAGGCGATCGAGGAGTTCGGCCTGAAGGGCCTGGAAGACGTACAGAACTACGTGCCCAACCTGGTCATCCAGGAAACCCTCGGCAGCTACTCCATCCGCATCCGCGGCATCGGCTCGGGCGCCAGCCAGCTTTCCTTCGTGAGCGCGGTCGGCACGTTCACCGACGGCGTCTACTGCGGGCGGCCACGCTGCTTCCAGAACCCGCTGTTCGACGTCGCGCGCATCGAGGTGGTCCGTGGCCCGCAGGGTGCGCTGTTCGGCAAGAACACCATCGCCGGCGCGGTGAGCACCATCTCGAACGGCCCGACCGAGGACCTGTATGCCGAGGTCAGCACCGGGGTTGAAGTGGCCGAGGGCGGCTACAACCTCAAGGGCATCCTCTCGGGTCCGATCACCGATACGCTCGGCTTCCGGGTGGCGGCCCAGGGTGAGTACCTGGACGGCTACGTCAAGAACACCACCACGGGCAAGGACGAGAATGCCGTGGATTCGCAACTGATCCGCGGCATCCTCGAGTGGAAGCCGACGGATAACCTGCGGGTGCAGTTGAAGGCCGAGCAGAGCAGCCGGGACTATGATGGTTACACCAACCAGTTGATCGCCTGGGGCGGCAATCCCGGTACCGCTTACTACAACCCGCTGACGGCCGGCGTGCCGTTTTCCAAGGTCGAAAAGCTCGACTGGAAGACCTCGGCGCTGGTGATCTGGCCGGATGGCCAGTACGACAACACCGATGGCTCGAACTATGCGCTGCAGGCCGACTGGGATATCGGCGGTTTCACCCTGACGTCGATCACCGGCGCCGTCGGCTTCGACTTCAAGCGGCGGACGGCAGCGACGGTCGCCACCGTGCTGGCGATCGACAGCCAGATCATGGAGGACTACGAGCAGTACAGCCAGGAACTGCGCCTGCTGTCGCCCACCGGCGGGGTGTTCGACTACGTCATTGGTGCCTACTACTCCAAGGACAACTCGAAGATCGAGCAGACCGGTGTCTACATGCCGTCGTTCGGCACGCTGTACACCAACCCGCCGAACCTCGACAGCATGAGCTTCGGCGCAACCCCGCGCTCCTACCGGGGCGAGGGTGACAGCTATTCGGCCTACGCTACCGGCACCTTCCATTTCATGGATGATCAGCTGCGGACCATCCTCGGCCTGCGCCTCGGCAAGGACACGATGGATGCGCACTCCTGGATCAGGAACAGCACCTACAGCCGGGTCACCGACTCGACAACGCCCATCGGTCCGCCCGGACAGCTGGGCGCCAACTATCCGGAGTTCAACCTCTATGGTGACCGCGAGGAGCGCTACACGCTGCCGTCTCTCACCGTCCAGTACGACCTGACCGACGAGATCATGAGCTACATCTCCTATGGAGAGGGCTTCAAGGCCGGCGGGTTCATTGCCAACGACCAGCTGGTCGGCGCGAACGTGCTCGCCCAGGTCGCCGCCACCACGGTGGGCGGTGTCAGTTCCTGGGCCATGGAATACGCCGGCATGCCGACCATCACGCCGGCGCAGCTGCAATCCGGGGTCTGGCTGAAGCAGAACAACGGTGTCTGGGACTACAAGCCGGAGAAGTCGGAGAGCTGGGAGCTCGGCGCCAAGATGAAGTTCCTCGATGGCGCCCTGAACTGGAACATCGCGCTGTTCCACACGGAGTTCAAGAACATGCAGTCGTCCCAGTACGACGGCATCCGCTTCATCACCCGCAATGCCGCCCAGGCCACCACCAAGGGCATCGAGACCGATATCCAGTGGCGGGCGACAGACAACCTCACGCTGGGCTTCAGTGGTGGCTATGTCGATGCCACCTATGACGAGTACAAGAACACCTTCTGCAAGGTCATCAAGGAGGATGGCACCCTGGCGGTACCGGGCTGCACCAACGGCAACGGCGACCTGTCCGGCGAGCCGCTGGAGCGGACGCCGAAGGTCGAGGGCACGCTGACCGCCGACTGGGACAGCCAGATCAGCTCGTCGCTGCGGCTGCTGGTCAACGGTGCGGTTTCCTATTCGGGTGACTACTTCATCACGCAGGACATGTCGCCCCTGTACGAGCAAGGCAAGTTCACCAAGATCGACCTGCGACTGGCCCTGGCCGACGTCGATGACCGCTGGGAGGCAGCGATCATCGGCCGCAACATCACCGACCAGGAGACGATCAACCATGCGTTCCAGGTGGGACGGGCCCATGCGGCATCGGTGTCTACTCCGCGGTACGTCACCCTGCAGGGCACCTGGAGGTTCCGCTAG